In Musa acuminata AAA Group cultivar baxijiao chromosome BXJ2-8, Cavendish_Baxijiao_AAA, whole genome shotgun sequence, one genomic interval encodes:
- the LOC135618820 gene encoding thioredoxin O, mitochondrial-like: MAARRVAILLRSSLVRPVSRGLPTFSSLSNPPHPPLSQLELSPPLMTSPVLPRRFSSDRFLLSSRPFSSDSGPSNVVLLQDGDQVTAALEKAKDVKLPAIFYFTAMWCGPCRAIAPVIEQLSHEFPHVTTYKIDIDQEGLGSILSNLHIYSVPTFHFFHDGQKATEVVGADVQRLKNTMENLYKQE, translated from the exons ATGGCGGCGAGAAGGGTTGCGATCCTCCTTCGCTCTTCCCTCGTCCGGCCTGTCTCTCGCGGTCTCCCTACCTTCTCCTCCCTAAGtaatcctcctcatcctcctctttcCCAGCTAGAGTTGTCGCCGCCTCTCATGACCTCGCCTGTTTTGCCTCGTCGCTTCTCCTCCGACCGTTTCCTTCTCTCCTCCCGACCCTTCTCCTCCGATTCCG GTCCGTCGAACGTTGTTCTTCTTCAAGATGGAGATCAGGTCACTGCTGCGCTCGAAAAGGCCAAAG ATGTGAAGTTGCCGGCCATATTTTACTTCACGGCTATGTGGTGTGGACCTT GCAGGGCCATAGCCCCAGTAATCGAACAATTGAGTCATGAATTCCCACATGTCACTACATATAAGATTGACATTGATCAG GAGGGCCTTGGAAGTATACTGAGCAATCTTCATATTTACTCTGTG CCAACTTTTCACTTTTTTCATGATGGTCAAAAGGCTACTGAAGTTGTCGGTGCTGATGTTCAACGACTGAAGAACACAATGG
- the LOC135586422 gene encoding OVARIAN TUMOR DOMAIN-containing deubiquitinating enzyme 11-like isoform X2, which translates to MSGQPDYVRESSSSSRSSNIQETEDDMTIGSILAEANHHNGRNLGKRLSHLDSIPHTPRVNGQIPDVDNATLDHERLSERLAMYGLAELQVEGDGNCQFRAVADQLFHNPEYHRHVRKAVVKQLKQFKNYYESYVPMEYKTYLKNMKRSGEWGDHLTLQAAADRFGAKICLLTSFRDTCFIEINPNDQSPTRELWLSFWSEVHYNSLYEADDLPTRAPKRKHWLF; encoded by the exons ATGTCTGGACAACCTGACTATGTTCGTGAAAGCTCTAGTTCTAGCAGAAGTAGCAATATCCAGGAGACTGAAGATGACATGACCATAGGTAGCATTCTAGCTGAAGCAAATCATCATAATGGAAGGAATCTAGGAAAGCGCCTATCTCATTTAGACTCTATTCCG CATACCCCTCGGGTGAATGGACAAATTCCTGATGTCGATAATGCaacattggatcatgaaaggttaTCAGAAAG ATTGGCCATGTATGGTTTAGCTGAATTACAAGTTGAAGGAGATGGAAATTGCCAG TTTCGAGCAGTAGCAGATCAGCTTTTCCACAATCCTGAGTATCATAGGCATGTGAGAAAGGCAGTTGTAAAGCAG CTTAAACAGTTCAAGAATTATTATGAAAGTTATGTTCCCATggaatacaagacatacttaaaaAACATGAAAAG GTCTGGAGAATGGGGAGATCACTTAACCTTGCAAGCAGCTGCAGACCGG TTTGGTGCAAAAATTTGTCTGCTAACATCCTTCAGAGATACTTGCTTTATTGAAATTAATCCTAATGATCAATCTCCAACAAGAG AACTATGGCTGAGCTTTTGGAGTGAAGTACACTACAATTCCTTGTATGAAGCTGATG ATCTTCCAACACGGGCACCAAAAAGAAAGCACTGGCTCTTTTAG
- the LOC135586422 gene encoding uncharacterized protein LOC135586422 isoform X1: protein MKLLSLRGGRSSSASSPRQSAASSPRSSADPLPGSAGAPLEIPEGRPSKKAKTTGPGKAKAGTTPSTIVGAKRTTRDKGPSRVEGPSQGTAGKRSSLPTVDDLCGLRTGADEPLWSTVMGELPPGEASDPLVARWKGLSRGDKVWAGGDPSAAFLRGVLHPDLARDLYTLPSETMLNKAGRFLTLGLHYSTALMDRVRDAGQAIWDLSERNSELCRQLEEVRAGSGPEAVVVAEKRATDSEEEVARLRAELEQSGDSVKELQEFLRLDRAELRLLKSEALGLTKRAEKAEAEARAASDALAEEVRLRPSKDKEAIEAYKRSENFELGLTRMGRVSYEYGYKIALGRFCSCPPGSEVEKDPFASHPVDLEVDMPEDVPFDDRPKTPGE from the exons ATGAAGCTCCTGTCCCTCCGTGGTGGTCGCTCCTCGTCGGCTTCTTCCCCGCGCCAGTCCGCTGCTTCCTCTCCGCGTTCCTCAGCCGACCCGTTGCCCGGTTCGGCGGGTGCCCCATTAGAGATCCCAGAGGGACGTCCGTCAAAGAAGGCAAAGACGACGGGTCCCGGGAAAGCCAAGGCGGGGACCACTCCTTCAACAATCGTGGGCGCCAAGCGGACCACTCGAGACAAGGGGCCTTCCCGAGTTGAAGGGCCTAGCCAGGGGACGGCCGGGAAGAGGTCGAGCCTGCCCACGGTGGACGATCTGTGCGGGCTACGCACGGGGGCCGACGAGCCCCTATGGTCAAcggtgatgggcgagcttccgccgggggaggcttccgacccgctggttgcccgatggaaggggctgtcccgaggggacaaggtatgggccgggggagatccctcggctgcctttcttcgaggcgtgctccaccccgacctggctcgggacctATACACCCTGCCTTCGGAGACCATGCTTAACAAGGCGGGGAGGTTTCTAACACTG GGCCTCCACTATTCGACGGCGCTAATGGACCGAGTGCGCGACGCTGGCCAGGCAATCTGGGACCTCAGCGAGCGCAACTCCGAGTTGTGCCGCCAGCTAGAGGAGGTTCGGGCTGGGTCGGGCCCCGAGGCGGTAGTGGTCGCGGAAAAACGCGCGACCGATTCCGAGGAAGAGGTGGCGCGCCTAAGAGCAGAGCTCGAGCAGTCGGGCGATTCAGTCAAGGAGCTCCAGGAGTTCCTccgtttggatcgggccgagctccGCCTGTTGAAGTCGGAGGCGCTTGGTCTCACCaagagggcggagaaggccgAGGCCGAAGCCCGCGCTGCCTCCGATGCGCTGGCCGAGGAGGTTCGCCTCCGTCCGTCGAAGGACAAGGAGGCGATTGAAGCCTACAAGAGGTCCGAGAACTTCGAGCTCGGGCTGACCCGAATGGGAcgagtatcctacgagtatgGATACAAAATCGCCCTGGGTCGCTTCTGCTCATGTCCTCCTGGTTCCGAGGTGGAAAAGGACCCGTTCGCCTCTCACCCCGTGGATctggaggtggacatgccggaggacgtgccaTTCGACGATCGCCCGAAGACTCCAGGAGAGTAG
- the LOC103993640 gene encoding cation-transporting ATPase HMA5, protein MARNPRDIQLTSASGRRAISAREDDGNLEDVRLLDSYDEESVAEEGSGREEEEEEKGMRRIQVRVTGMTCSACTASVEGAISTLPGVARASVSLLQNKAHVVFDPSLVKDEDIRDAIEDAGFEAEVLPESNNSQTRSQKTLSGQFRIGGMTCSACVNSIEGILSKLPGVKRAVVALATSLGEVEYDPAVIRKEEIVNAIEDAGFDAAFLQSSEQDKALLSVAGLSSEIDVHVIQGILRDLKGVRQFAMSSSLSEVEVIFDPEAIGLRSIVDSIEQGSNGKLKASVQSPYTLAASNHVEEASKMLRLFLSSLILSIPVFFIRMVCPHIVFLSSFLVMHCGPFLMSDVLKWILVSLVQFVVGKRFYVAAYKALKHWSTNMDVLVVLGTSASYFYSVSALFYGAFTGFHAPVYFETSAMIITFVLLGKYLEVVAKGKTSDAIKKLVELAPATALLLVKDEEGRYVGEREIDASLIQPGDILKVLPGSKIPSDGIVVWGTSHANESMVTGESLPVSKEVSSAVIGGTMNLHGALHIRATRVGSSTVLSQIISLVETAQMSKAPIQKFADYVAGIFVPIVITLSLLTFLGWFFCGMLGAYPDSWVKESSNCFVFALMFSISVVVIACPCALGLATPTAVMVATGMGASHGVLIKGGDALEKAQTVQYVVFDKTGTLTQGKAAVSTAKVFAEMGLGDFLTLVASAEASSEHPLARAVVDYAHHYHFFDELPTVKGATKQIREDILSEWLLEAINFSALPGRGVQCLINGKRVLVGNRALLAENGVIVTKEAEDFLIDLEVNAKTGVLVAYDGTFIGLLGIADPMKREAAVVIEGLKKMGIQPVMVTGDNWRTAQAVAKEIGIEDVRAEVMPAGKAEVIRSLQKDGSMVAMIGDGINDSPALAAADVGMAIGAGTDIAIEAADYVLVRNSLEDVITAIDLSRKTFARIRWNYFFAMAYNVVAIPIAAGVLFPVTGLRMPPWLAGACMALSSVSVVCSSLLLRRYRKPRLTTILQLTVE, encoded by the exons ATGGCTCGGAACCCGAGAGACATCCAATTGACCTCGGCCAGCGGCCGGCGGGCGATCTCGGCCAGGGAGGATGACGGCAACCTCGAGGACGTCCGGTTGCTCGACTCCTACGACGAGGAGTCGGTTGCGGAGGAGGGAAGCgggcgggaggaggaggaggaggagaaggggatgaGAAGGATCCAAGTTAGGGTCACCGGGATGACTTGTTCGGCCTGCACCGCCTCCGTCGAGGGAGCAATCTCCACCCTCCCCGGCGTGGCCCGGGCCTCCGTCTCCCTCCTCCAGAACAAGGCCCACGTCGTCTTCGATCCCAGCCTCGTCAAG GATGAAGATATAAGAGATGCCATTGAAGATGCTGGATTTGAGGCAGAGGTCCTACCAGAATCTAATAATAGTCAGACGAGGTCCCAAAAGACCTTGTCTGGGCAGTTCAGGATAGGAGGCATGACTTGTTCAGCCTGTGTAAACTCTATTGAGGGTATCTTGAGTAAACTCCCAGGTGTGAAAAGAGCTGTAGTTGCTTTGGCAACTTCACTAGGGGAAGTTGAGTATGATCCAGCAGTCATTAGAAAAGAAGAGATTGTTAATGCAATTGAGGATGCAGGCTTTGATGCTGCTTTCTTGCAAAGCAGCGAGCAAGATAAAGCATTGTTAAGTGTAGCTGGATTGTCAAGTGAGATAGATGTACATGTTATACAAGGAATATTAAGAGACCTGAAAGGTGTGAGGCAGTTTGCGATGAGTAGTAGTCTGTCCGAAGTGGAAGTCATCTTTGATCCTGAAGCCATTGGTTTGAGATCCATAGTTGACTCCATTGAGCAGGGAAGCAATGGTAAGCTGAAGGCATCTGTCCAGAGCCCTTATACACTAGCTGCCTCAAACCATGTAGAAGAAGCTTCAAAGATGCTTAGGCTTTTCCTCTCCAGTCTGATTCTCAGT ATTCCTGTCTTCTTCATACGGATGGTTTGTCCTCATATTGTTTTTCTCAGTTCTTTCTTAGTCATGCACTGTGGACCCTTTCTGATGTCAGATGTATTGAAGTGGATACTAGTGAGTCTTGTTCAGTTTGTTGTCGGTAAAAGATTCTATGTGGCAGCTTATAAAGCACTGAAACATTGGTCCACAAATATGGATGTTCTGGTTGTACTTGGGACTTCTGCTTCTTATTTCTATTCAGTTAGTGCACTGTTTTATGGTGCATTCACTGGATTTCACGCTCCAGTATATTTTGAGACAAGTGCTATGATTATCACATTTGTTTTGCTCGGGAAGTATTTGGAAGTTGTTGCAAAGGGTAAAACATCAGATGCTATCAAGAAGCTGGTAGAGCTTGCCCCTGCAACAGCTTTGTTACTAGTGAAAGATGAAG AAGGAAGATATGTAGGGGAGAGAGAGATTGATGCATCTCTAATTCAACCAGGTGATATCTTAAAAGTTCTTCCTGGCTCGAAGATTCCATCTGATGGCATAGTAGTTTGGGGTACAAGCCATGCCAACGAAAGTATGGTCACCGGTGAATCTTTACCAGTATCAAAGGAAGTGTCCTCTGCTGTTATTGGAGGTACAATGAACTTGCATGGTGCCCTTCATATTCGAGCCACAAGAGTGGGATCTAGCACAGTCCTGAGTCAAATCATATCTTTGGTGGAGACTGCCCAGATGTCCAAAGCTCCAATTCAGAAATTTGCAGACTAC GTTGCCGGTATATTTGTTCCCATTGTTATCACATTGTCCTTGTTGACATTCCTTGGATG GTTTTTCTGTGGTATGCTGGGAGCATATCCTGATTCATGGGTCAAGGAAAGTAGCAATTGTTTTGTCTTCGCGCTCATGTTCTCAATATCAGTTGTGGTGATTGCCTGCCCCTGCGCTCTTGGTCTGGCAACTCCAACAGCTGTCATGGTAGCTACTGGAATGGGTGCTTCTCATGGAGTCCTAATTAAAGGAGGAGATGCATTGGAGAAAGCACAGACTGTTCAATATGTGGTCTTCGACAAAACAGGCACCCTTACTCAAGGCAAAGCTGCTGTTTCAACAGCAAAAGTTTTTGCAGAAATGGGTCTTGGGGATTTTCTGACTTTAGTTGCATCTGCCGAG GCTAGCAGTGAGCACCCTCTTGCTAGGGCAGTTGTAGATTATGCACACCATTATCATTTCTTTGATGAGCTTCCTACGGTCAAAGGTGCTACAAAACAAATCAGAGAGGACATCTTATCAGAATGGCTTCTAGAAGCCATCAACTTTTCCGCTTTGCCTGGGAGAGGTGTGCAGTGCCTGATCAATGGGAAAAGGGTTCTG GTTGGCAACCGGGCTCTGTTGGCTGAAAATGGCGTTATTGTCACCAAGGAAGCTGAAGATTTCTTGATAGACTTGGAAGTAAATGCTAAAACAGGTGTACTTGTGGCTTATGATGGTACCTTCATTGGACTTCTGGGGATCGCTGATCCCATGAAAAGAGAAGCAGCAGTCGTTATAGAAGGCCTAAAAAAGATGGGTATTCAACCAGTTATGGTAACCGGGGATAATTGGAGGACTGCCCAAGCTGTTGCAAAGGAG ATTGGAATTGAGGATGTGAGAGCTGAGGTGATGCCAGCAGGAAAAGCTGAGGTCATTCGCTCACTCCAAAAGGATGGAAGCATGGTTGCCATGATTGGTGATGGCATAAACGACTCCCCTGCTCTGGCGGCTGCTGATGTCGGGATGGCAATCGGTGCCGGAACAGATATCGCCATTGAAGCCGCAGACTATGTCCTAGTGAGAAACAGCCTTGAGGATGTGATCACAGCTATTGACCTCTCAAGGAAGACCTTCGCACGAATCCGCTGGAACTACTTCTTTGCAATGGCGTACAATGTTGTAGCAATACCCATTGCAGCTGGTGTCCTTTTCCCTGTCACGGGGCTTAGGATGCCTCCATGGCTGGCTGGCGCTTGCATGGCTTTGTCATCGGTGAGTGTAGTCTGCTCCTCTTTGCTTCTGAGAAGGTACAGAAAACCTAGGCTTACCACAATATTGCAACTAACTGTTGAATGA
- the LOC135582238 gene encoding nuclear transcription factor Y subunit C-4-like — protein sequence MEQLMQPSSPVIGVVSGAAQIAYAAPIIQPAALVTGAPAVSGAIPPPAQLTIAYPTNPGNIASQHQIAYQQVPQFHHELQQQLQAFRSDQMLEIEETTDFKNHSLPLARIKKIMKADENVRMISAEVPVVFAKACEMFILELTLRSWIHTEENKRRTLQKNDIAAAITNADMFDFLVDIIPRDEFKDEGFGIAGAAFPAVGGPANSVPYCFVSAPQVPDPAMTMGKPVDQTAAATLYAVQQPHSVAYMWQLPEMQPGQQVPESE from the coding sequence ATGGAACAGTTGATGCAGCCGTCTTCACCTGTCATTGGAGTTGTTTCTGGTGCTGCCCAAATAGCATATGCTGCACCCATAATACAACCAGCAGCACTGGTCACTGGAGCTCCAGCAGTATCAGGAGCTATACCTCCCCCAGCACAACTGACCATAGCATATCCTACTAACCCAGGCAATATTGCAAGCCAGCACCAGATTGCCTACCAGCAGGTCCCGCAGTTCCATCACGAGCTTCAGCAACAGCTTCAAGCCTTCCGGTCCGACCAGATGTTGGAGATAGAAGAAACTACTGATTTCAAGAACCATAGCCTACCGCTTGCCCGAATAAAAAAGATCATGAAGGCCGATGAGAATGTTCGTATGATCTCTGCTGAGGTCCCTGTGGTCTTTGCCAAGGCGTGTGAAATGTTTATATTGGAACTGACACTCCGGTCTTGGATCCACACCGAAGAGAATAAGAGGAGAACGCTGCAGAAGAACGATATCGCTGCCGCCATTACCAACGCTGACATGTTTGACTTCTTGGTTGATATAATCCCTAGGGATGAGTTTAAGGACGAGGGCTTTGGTATCGCAGGGGCTGCATTCCCTGCTGTAGGCGGTCCTGCTAATTCAGTACCTTACTGCTTCGTCTCGGCACCGCAGGTACCCGACCCTGCAATGACGATGGGGAAGCCTGTAGATCAGACTGCTGCTGCAACTTTATATGCTGTTCAGCAGCCACATTCAGTGGCTTACATGTGGCAGCTGCCAGAAATGCAGCCGGGACAGCAGGTGCCGGAAAGTGAGTAA